GAGTTGCGCTTACCTGTTCAGCGGCCTGATGTTTGGCCCCGATCTAGACATTCGCTCAGTGCAATTTAAGCGCTGGGGCATGTTGCGTTGGCTTTGGCTCCCCTACCAAAAAAATCTCCGCCACCGTTCCGTGCTTTCCCATGGCTTTCTTATTGGGACAGTGATTCGACTGCTGTACCTGGGGGGGATTTTGTTTCTCGTGGCAATCGTCAGCGTGGCGATCGCCCAATTATTTTTCGACTTTAGTTGGAATTGGCGTTCGTTTTGGGTCATGGCCCAAGCCCGTTGGCGGCAGGATTATTTGGCCGAAAGTATCGCCCTGTTTGCCGGCTTAGAACTTGGGGCGATGAGCCATTCTATAAGTGATTGGTTGGGGTCGGCCCTAAAACGTTCCCAGAAACGGGGTATTTTTTCGCGGCTACCCCAGATTTCCGGTAAAAAAAGGCAAAGTAAACGCAAATCTCCCCGCCCAAGCCGGAGGTAAATATGACCGATTTGAAAGTCGATTTAAAAATCAGTTGGGCTGAATATCACCAGCTCATTGAACAGTTGGCCCGACAAATTCATCGCTCCCAATGGGAGTTTAATCAGATCCTCTGTTTGGCGAAGGGCGGTTTACGGATCGGCGATATTTTGGCCCGCCTTTTCGACCAGCCCCTAGGGATCTTAAATGTGACCAGTTATGGTGGCACGGGAAATCGGGAGCAGGGTCAACTGCAGTTTGCAGAACACTTGACGAATTTTGGGCCCCTAGGCGATCGCCTGCTGTTGGTAGATGATCTGGTAGATTCCGGCGCGAGCCTCCGGGAAGCCCAAATCTGGTTAAAACAATATGCCCCCCAAGTGAAGGAAATGCGCACTGCTGTTCTTTGGTATAAGGGCCAGGCGCAATTTCAGCCCGATTATTACGCACAGCATTTGCCCGATAATCCCTGGATTGAGCAACCCTTTGAACATTACGAAAGGGGTGTGACAGCCTTAGGAGAGGATAGCCATGCAAAATCAGACGAGATCTATTAACGTATAAAAAAATCCCCAACCCCGCCAAAATCAATGGTTTCCCCGTCGCAAATCACCGCCACTTGGCACAGTGAGATCGCCGAAATCCCCAAAGCTGCCTGGGATGCGATCGCCTCACCGTTGAAAACCCCTTTCCTAGAATGGGATTGGCTCCACAACATTGAAACCTCCGGCAGTGTTGGCCCGAGAACCGGTTGGCAGCCCTGCCACCTCTCGCTCCAGCGCAACGGAGAATTGATCGCCATGGCCCCCCTCTACATCAAAGGCCACAGCTACGGCGAATTTGTTTTTGACCACCAATGGGCTGACTTGTCCCACCGCCTGGGCCACGAATACTATCCCAAGCTAGTCGGTATGACCCCCTTTACACCCGCAGTGGGTTACCGCTTTCTCATCGCCCCTGGTGAAGATGAACGGGAACTGTGTCAAATGATGGTGCAGGCGATCGATCAGTTTTGCGATCGCCACGGCATTTCTGGTTGTAACTTCTTGTTTGTGGATCCGGATTGGCAGAAAACCATGGAGCAGTTAGGTTTCCGGGCTTGGCTCCACCATGGCTACATCTGGAGTAACCATGACTTTAGCGATTTTGACGATTACCTCGGGGCGTTCACCTCGAACCAACGGAAAAATATTAAGCGGGAGCGCAAAGCCGTTGAAAAAGCAGGTCTAACCATGAAGATGATGGCGGGCGATGAAATTCCGGCCCATTATTTTCCCTTGATTTATCGCTTCTATAGCAGCACCTGCGACAAATTTTTTTGGGGTAGTAAATATCTGCGAAAAGCTTTTTTTGAGCAGCTAGAGTCCACCTATCGTCACCGAGTTGTCCTCGCTGCCGCCTACATCCCTGAAGACGAAAAACACCCCGTGGGCCTCTCTTTTTGCATCCGTAAAGATGAGCATCTCTATGGGCGGTATTGGGGCGCTTTTGATGAATATGATTGTCTCCATTTTGAAGCTTGTTATTACAAGCCGATCCAGTGGGCGATCGCCCAGGGAATCACCATGTATGACCCAGGGGCGGGCGGGAAACACAAACGGCGGAGGGGTTTCCCAGCAACGCCCAACTATAGCCTGCATCGCTTCTATCAACCCCGCATGGGCCAAATTTTGGATGCTTATATTCAAGAAATCAATGCAATGGAGCAACAAGAAATTGACGCGATCAATGCAGATATTCCCTTTAAGCGGCGGGAGTTACATTTAGATATTTCCTAAATAAATTATTATTGCATTGCCTGTCAGCGAAAAAATACATCTCTCTGGATTTAATAATTTAGCTACATAAAAAAACAAGTATTTTTACTGTTTTAACAGCTTGTATTTTTGAATAAATAATCCGCCCTATTCAACATCTAGTTGGCGACCTGTGCGGTCATAGACCAAGAGATCCCACTGGCCATTTTCAGCCATCTCAAAGGCAATTTTTGAGCCGTCAGCACTGATGTTGGGATGGCGCACTTCTTGGTTGAGATTATCTGTTAAATTGCGCTTTTGTTGAAATTCGCGGTCATATAAGTAAATATCTGATTCCCCCTGACGATTCACCGCAAAGACGATGTAACGGCCATCTTCTGAAATGCTGGGGTGGGAAGCGCGCTCATTGAGGGCATTGAGACCGGGCAAAAGAATTGTTTGGCGACTGTTGGTATCAAACAAGTAGATGTCCTGGGAACCGTTGCGGTCTGAGGCAAAAACAAGATATGGTCCAGCGATCGCCGGGTCAAAATCTAGGGAGCGACTGTTGAGGCTGCGCCCCCCCGGATCGACGGGAAAATTCACAATTCGCGGGTAACCAACACAGCCTTGGAGCCATAGGCTCAAGCTCAGCAATAGTAAACTGTGTGGGGAAAAAAGATGCCGCATGGTCAAGGGAAATTAGGGAGCAGGCGATCGCCTTTTTTTCGATAGTATTGTCTCAGTAGCACAGTAAATAAAGCCATGCTATCAAGAATTTGGAGCGCCACGATTGTCGGGGTTGATGCCCTCAGAGTCGCCGTAGAAGTAGATATTTCTGGGGGACTACCGAAAATGATTGTGGTGGGTCTACCGGATACGGCGGTGCAGGAGTCAAAGGAACGGGTCAAGGCTGCCCTCAAAAATTCGGGCTTTGGCTTCCCGGTGCGTAAAATTTTGGTGAATCTTGCGCCGGCGGATCTTCGTAAGGAAGGCCCAAGCTTTGATCTTCCCATTAGTGTGGGAATTTTGGCCGCTACCGAACAAATTGAAACAACCCTCCTCAAGGATTTTGTATTTTTGGGGGAAGTTTCCCTTGATGGCACCC
The nucleotide sequence above comes from [Synechococcus] sp. NIES-970. Encoded proteins:
- a CDS encoding hypothetical protein (conserved hypothetical membrane protein); the encoded protein is MPSGRTHDQITFWGLPLVAGLGLWLGQRWELALLLSCAYLFSGLMFGPDLDIRSVQFKRWGMLRWLWLPYQKNLRHRSVLSHGFLIGTVIRLLYLGGILFLVAIVSVAIAQLFFDFSWNWRSFWVMAQARWRQDYLAESIALFAGLELGAMSHSISDWLGSALKRSQKRGIFSRLPQISGKKRQSKRKSPRPSRR
- a CDS encoding putative phosphoribosyltransferase; the encoded protein is MTDLKVDLKISWAEYHQLIEQLARQIHRSQWEFNQILCLAKGGLRIGDILARLFDQPLGILNVTSYGGTGNREQGQLQFAEHLTNFGPLGDRLLLVDDLVDSGASLREAQIWLKQYAPQVKEMRTAVLWYKGQAQFQPDYYAQHLPDNPWIEQPFEHYERGVTALGEDSHAKSDEIY
- a CDS encoding hypothetical protein (conserved hypothetical protein), whose translation is MVSPSQITATWHSEIAEIPKAAWDAIASPLKTPFLEWDWLHNIETSGSVGPRTGWQPCHLSLQRNGELIAMAPLYIKGHSYGEFVFDHQWADLSHRLGHEYYPKLVGMTPFTPAVGYRFLIAPGEDERELCQMMVQAIDQFCDRHGISGCNFLFVDPDWQKTMEQLGFRAWLHHGYIWSNHDFSDFDDYLGAFTSNQRKNIKRERKAVEKAGLTMKMMAGDEIPAHYFPLIYRFYSSTCDKFFWGSKYLRKAFFEQLESTYRHRVVLAAAYIPEDEKHPVGLSFCIRKDEHLYGRYWGAFDEYDCLHFEACYYKPIQWAIAQGITMYDPGAGGKHKRRRGFPATPNYSLHRFYQPRMGQILDAYIQEINAMEQQEIDAINADIPFKRRELHLDIS
- a CDS encoding hypothetical protein (conserved hypothetical protein), with translation MRHLFSPHSLLLLSLSLWLQGCVGYPRIVNFPVDPGGRSLNSRSLDFDPAIAGPYLVFASDRNGSQDIYLFDTNSRQTILLPGLNALNERASHPSISEDGRYIVFAVNRQGESDIYLYDREFQQKRNLTDNLNQEVRHPNISADGSKIAFEMAENGQWDLLVYDRTGRQLDVE